The DNA sequence TCACCGAGAGCTTCAATATATCATTTACTAGAAATGACAGTTTTTCCCTCCCTTGACATCGTGGTGGCCTGTATGTTGTATGTGTATTCAGGGTTAGCTGTGCtgtggccatacagcaaaataaaacaaaacccaacatcCACAAAAGAGTAGTATCTTTATACTGGTCAGCCAAAATGCACATAACACATGATGTAAATTTTTCAAGCTTGACTAGCTTCTTTAttaggcaaaagatgtttaaaaaatcacacaggaagaagaaagagtgaCAATGCTGAAGTCACCAGCCTACACTGTGTATGAATGTTGTCTCTTTTCTAATGCAGTTGGTTTGGAGGGTGGAAGCCATACCTCTCTTGGCCATGTAGGGACTTTAGCCAAGGACAGTGGAATTTAAACTCAATTAGTAAAGCCACAGGCCCCTTTCTTGTTTGTTGCATGATTATTATCATATATATTCCAACTCTTGTTTTACCAGAATATAGTCATATGTAGTTATTTTATTTGGATAGATCCATCTTGCCCATGGCAAGCTCTGTCTGCTCTTTGCTGGTATGAGCAGAAGTCAAAGGACGGAGAGGTAGTAATGGGCTGCATTTAGGGACTTATAACTTGTGAGAGGGCCTATGAAACATTCCTTCTTTTAGGTACCCCATGGAAAATAAACATCTTTTTATGGAACTAACGATGCTTTTGTGACATTTCTAGTCAGTATCATACTATTCACCCTTATTTTACACTGATTTGCAGGTCCAGTAACCAACAAACCTCAGACTAGGGAAAACATCACCATGCTTAGCAAATCTGTCTCAAGAGTGAATGAATGTGGGTAGTAAGGATCAGCATAGCTAATCCAAACATATTCTTGCCACATGGTGTGCCAGTCTTCTAGAACAGTGTTTcatgttggaagcaaagaggtttcaggactttttaaaaaagtgattagTAAGAGAGGGGAGTCTAGATAATGCCTGCCCTTTGTTTTCACCTCTCTGTATCTTTCTTTGGTATGTGTACTCATGCTATTTGCTTCCTTCTTACCTATAAAGATCACTTCCCCCTTCTCagtctctttggcctgttacagacaggccaaaataaagctgcttcgagtcactttggaggtatggtatttcaatgatgcatgagtcctaagagtccaaaagccacaccaaagctgcactccagtccttaggaccagagcgtggctttggtgcggcgtttggtctcttaggatgcatgcatcattgaaataccatacctccaaagtgactcgaagcagctttattttggtctgtctgtaacaggcctttgttccCTTTGTCTGGGAAGAAGTATCCATGTGGCTCCAACCCCAATAATGGATGCTAGCCTATACCTACATATGACATCCATCTTTTATACACTCTTCTAACCAAGTATAGGTCAACTTCTTTTGCCTATCTCCTTTCCTATCCTAAGATGGATTTCCTGGGACAGTAAGCATAAGTTCTCCTTTTACGTTACAAGAGCATTCTAAGTAATTACTCTTCTTTCTAACACAAGTTCATATTGTGCTAGCCCTGCTGCACTTTGCTTCGTACTGAAATCACGAACTGCAAAAAGATGCAGATATTCCTTCCTGCTCAGTTTGTTAGCCAAAAAACTGAACAAGAAGCCAGAGGATTTTAAACAGGAACAAAAACTTTATTTGGTTTTGCAAAATCAAGGCAAGTTTGAGCGAGACAAGAGGCAAAGCTCAAATCTTGTCTGGGTCCAGAACAAAGAGTTCTGGACCATTTTATACTTTTTCAAACCCCCTCTGACATCATCTTTGGCAAACCCCATTACATCATTACACTACCAATacctgccattttaaaaactaattctATCCATTAACAGATATGGTTACAAATGACAGATGAACACTCTAATACATAGCCATTACATGTATATGTTGTAAATACAATGGTGCACTCATAGCAGATTACATTACCTTAAAGACTATAACTTTTTAGCTGTTCTTAAACATAATTAACTCAAAAAGAGGGTATAGTTAGATCATATAACTCCATCTGTCCCCTGTAAACTGAGTATACCATAGAATATAGTTGTTCTTTGATTGCTGGAAAGGTCAGGTCACAATATGCCTCTGCATTTTAGACAAAGGCACCTTCAGTTCTATATGTTTCAAttttatctttgaattttaccagtTTTGAGATTTGGAGTATCACTCTCATGTTTAATTTCTCTAAATCTCGCGGCTTCAGTACCAAATATTACTAAATTTCACATGTCAGTTTGCATTTGCTTCTCATCTTGAACCAATTCCCCAGCATAAGAAAAGAGTTATAACTGGAAAGACAAAggggaatgaaatgaaatagtcCTGACTTGGGCCTTTTCATGCAGGACAAATTCAAGACAACCTCAGATTTCAGTATCTTGTGAACTTCATCAGTCAACAATCATTGTTTCTCTTCTGCTCATATTGATATTTGCAAAATTCTGTCCCATGTCATAAGACAACTGGCAAAAAGCAGGGCCAGACATGGCAAGCACTAAGTTCCTAGAGAACTTGAGCAAATAATGTTGCCTAAGAACAGAAACCGCTCTAACCAGCAGTGGTAAGTTTGAGAGGGGAAATAAATACATTAGATAGTTCTGAGAGAAGAAAGCTGGAAGGAACTAAGGAAGAAATATCTCAGGGAGCAAATAGATGTGAGAGAGCAAACAGAATCAGGAGCTGTTCTTCATTTTGGGATGAAGTTCTGAACCTATGTTTGGCAAGACCATATGAAAAGGGAGGATGAGTAGTCTCATTTATATAGCTTTTATTTATTGCACAAAACCGCACTGATGTTTAATAATCCCATGTGAAAAACCTgctgtaaccccccccccaaaatctagAGAAAGCATTCTCCAAAATGGGAAAGATGCCtgatttctgctttttaaatttatttatctacttattCACTAGTAAAATGGTGCACTGACACAAGAAGCCAGCACTGTTAAGCaaagctagacaagatcctaaagagtaaagatatacaactgagtactaacaTTACAATTGTCCACATCACTGCATCTCTCATCACCCTGTATGGGTGTGAGaggaccaaaaagacaaacaaataggtccttgaacagatcaggcctgaaatctccctggaagccaagatgatcaaactgttgtactttggccacaccttcactcattagaaaagacaataatgctgggaaaggtggagagaagtacattagaaagagaggaagacctcaagCTAGACGGATAGTCTCAATTAAGGAGGCCACAAGtataaatttacaggacctaagcagagcagtagagaacagaggagcctggagatgtctcatacacagggttgccatgagtccagGTCAACATttaacaacaaatgacaaatgatGGGGAGGAATCAACCCATGGAAATTGAGATGAATAGACCAGGAAGACAAAGGATTTGCTGTGTCAGCACAGGTACAGTACAAACCATCTCAATGGCATGAACTTAGCATCATTCATATTCAGCAGCAACAGCCCCCAGGTCTACATGACACTGGTTCAAGCTTGGTGATGGCATGCTCTGTGTCATGACAGATCACTTCACTGTCTGCCTGTGCCTTTCTTCAATacttgtgtattttaaaatactttaaaaaacagtacTCTTGACTGCCTGATGAACTGAAGCAACATTTTACTCAGTACATGAATCAACTGTTACAAGTCTTACTtatgggatcgccttctcccatataatccgtcccACACATGGAGGTCCTCTATAAAAATCTACTGCAGCCAGCTAAAACTAGGCTGACTGCAATTACTCGGAGGACCTTTTCTTTtgccactcccaaattatggaatagcctgctggaGATTTGATGTACAGTGTATTGCTTTAGAAAGGCAATCAAGACATagctcttccagcaagccttccctggATTAATATTTTAGCAACCTTGTATTTAATCATTCAACAAATTCCCTAACCACCTCTGCCTTgtaattttaataattgttttaataactgcttaataatctgattgtattttattgtggatgggagggttagggATGATTTGGGATACAATGGTAGCAAGCAATTATTGTATTTTAGGGATGTTTTTAGTGTTAGCCACTTCGATCTTCTGGagaaacaggatataaattattactgttattattattggatgaaataatgcaaacaaaaaaacctGAGGAGTTCAGTTTTTGTCGGTACAGTTCTCTGCTTTATACTTGCATCTGCTTGGTTCTGCAGCAATTTTTGGTAAGTATTGAAAACGAGGAAGAAAGAAGCTGAGTGAAAGAAGATCAAGgcaaatgtctaatttaaaataatgtaagccgctctgatagccttttggttgaagagcagggtataaatactattaataataataataataataataataataataatgaaatgttaAGACATAAGACAGGTGACAGCTAACATAGAACACAGTGTATTATCATTCATATTTGTTCGTAAGATCCAAAGTCATGTTGGTGCTTGTGAAGTAGCTGGCACAGAGACTATCAACTCCATGGAGAAGGGAAGCACAAAACTGTTGCATAGTGAGGCATGTCATAAGTGGTTACACAACCCACACAAATAAGAAGGAAGTGACTAATGAGAATGGGATTTTCAGTGCAGGGAAACATCCCGAATTTGAACCACATATTCTTTTAAGGATGTTACAGACTGATAAGTTTGAGGCTGAATTTTTTGGTTCTACTTTTCTTGTTGTGATGGTGTgctttcatttctgacttatagcaacccttccacgaacctatcatgggattttcatggcaagtttcttcagagggggcttgccattgccatcctctgaggctgagaaagtgtgatttgcccacggtcacccagtgtgttgatatggcccagctgggatttgaacactggtcttcagagtcatatccaatgctcaaaccactaaacttcGACTAGACACCATTTAGTCCATCaggtttaaagaacattaaaTATAAGCTGACAACCATCTTGTCCAAAAGTGTGAATGTTAAGCAGTACATTCCCAGAAAGGTGAGACTGGCAGCTTTTTTGCTATCTTTCCACAGACAAGAGTGAAAACTTTTGTCTTGTTCTGTTGAGCCTTGGATGACTTGATTATGCAAGGGAAAAGGGagactgctttctttctttttcttcagtggTTTATGtttttcacaggttttttttattttttactgtttcaTTACGTTTTTAACTTTTCAAGTGCTCTAAGCTGCCCTGAGACCTGAACTTTGGGAAAAGTAGGGTtaggcatagtggcttgagtgtttgactatgactctggagaccatggttcagttccctgctcagtcCTGAAACTCCATTGGGtgacccagggcaagtcacactctctcagcttcagggggaaggcaatggcaagcctcttctgaacaaatcctgtgaagaaaaacatgacagggttgccttcgagttgccatacgtcagaggcaacttaaaggcacacgacaataaataaataaaattgtaaaaatagTACTTGGGAGTGAGCAACTAGGAtataaaaaaacctgagtcaggaTAAATTTTGGGAATAAGAAAGCAACTCCAGCCCTGTCTGTTGGTGGTAGTTTTACATTTTTAGCagctaccaaaacaaaacaaaaaccatcccAAGCTGCAGCAGGAATGCCATAACCATCACTTTCTCCCAACCCTTCCATTGCAAAACTCAATGTGCCACTGACTGTAGGCTGTACAGCCaaccctccatagccacagattttttttatccacaggtaCAACCATCcccagcttggaaatattaatctatatagatatagatatatgcacTCCTCCTTCCACAAGAAAGCCAAAGCCACAAGGTCTGGAGTCTTTATAATCTGTTCATTagtgcactcatccctccacatttgctggaggtaaggggcacaggatcccatgaatgtggaaaaagcgtaaataacaaaaacactgttttttacctgagagaacacctctctaggaatctctaggtcaacatttgccagacattgaccacagaattgcgctggaggagctacagatgcctagtagaatattctctctaggaatctccaagatccttcagtgcaacttttggttaaagttgaccataaagttgcgctggaagacctagatattcctagagaggacatattcataaaatccgtaaataatcaaatacacaaaagtcaaagctggaaATGTAGAGGAATGAGCATGATgttgcttttatatatatataagggacaccattttattaagccactgtatgtaatgggatttgagcatccgtgggtTTTTGGTACCCAGAGGAGGGGTCctggcctggaaccaaaccccggcggaaccaaggcccactgtattttcacaTCTTTTTAGGAGGACTACTGCcatcattttaacttccatggcccaATACTATGGAtttttgggatttgtatttttgacGAGGGCTCAgtctctcataaaactacagttcccagaatcccacagcattgagccacagcagttaaagtgatatcaatcTGCTTTATCTCTACAGCACGCGCTAATTAAGGCTGCAGCCGCCCTGCGgatacaatccagtttgacaccgctttaactgccctggctccatcccactgaattctgggatttgtggtttgctgAGGGCACCAGTGCTgactctgacagaggctaaatgttgcacagaactacaattcccagaatcccatagtactgagccacatggcagttaaagcggtgtcaaactgaattattcctgcagtgtggatgctgtgcataaacagtccagtttgacaccactttaactgccatggctcaatgctagggaattctgggatttgtagttcgctGAGGGCACCAGagacctctgacagagaagactaaaggccTCAcaggaactacaaatcccagaatgcccccccccaacattgagccagggcagttaaagcggtctcaaaatggacGTATCCTGCAACACACGACACAAAAAGAATCAGCAGCATTCCTACATAAGGGCGAGGCCCAGGACCGACTACGCAGGCGCACAGCCACGCCGCCCGATTGGCTCTTCCCGGCCACGTTCGGTCCCGCCCCTCGCGCAAGGTGATTGGCTGAGAGACCAGAGTGGCACCTCCGCGCAGCCGGAGAAGAATAAAGAGGCAAAGCGGTTGAAAGGCGGTTGCGCATGCGCAGTCGAAGCCtcgggagggagagggaagatgGACGAGCTTCAGTCTGCGGAGGAGGTAACGAGGGTTCAGCGGTGCTGAGGTCCCCGGGTGTCTTTGGCTCCCCTGAGGCGTTGCTAGGGGAGACCCCGCTGGGAGGGGGGCGGGGCGGAGGCCGTTCGGCCCCCCCCCGGCATCCGCCCCGCCCCCCTCCCCGCGGGGTCTCCCCTAGCAACGCCTCAGGGGAGCCAAAGACACTCGGGGACCGGTACGGGGTTTCCCCTAGCAACCTCTCAGGGGCCTCGAAAGCCACGCCCCCTTCCCCATTGTCCCTCAGAGCTCTTCCTTTGTCACCCCTCGAACGAAGCAGAGCACAGGGACTCATTGGGGAATCTTTGCttatagggaaacattggggaatgctttcccataaggaatcattggggTTCATCTCCAGTGTTTCATTGTGGGCAAGTGTTTGcctgtgtttccctatgggcaaggattgTCCAATGATCCTGTATGGGCACCTGTTGTgcagtgtttccctatgggcaagcatggtttccctatgggaaggtactgtcatttgtttagtTCGTACTGGTTTCGACACAACTGCCGTGTCACCTTcccccagagaaggctaaagaccttgtaaaactacagatcctgggCTTCCCTGGGCCGGAGCTGCAGCGCTgaaaagtggtgtcgaactgcgttatttctccagtgtggatgcaccctgagAGGAAGAGGCTGAAGCCCATGAAAActtcctgctgccaacttctctctttcatttagcCTCACAGGTGCCACAAGGTCGCTTTGCCCACCGATTCCCCAGACTATCATGGCTAGGGCTTTGAAGTCTACATTGTTCATGTGTGTAAAGCGGAGGTGGCAATCATGGAGGCTGAACTGGACCCTTCAGAGGGAATACTGTGACTCTTGGGGCACTTCATTGTCCCCTGACTTAAAAAACAGCCAACTCTCGACCCAAAATACACTCCACTGACCATGGTTTGTAAATGATGTCTTTCCCCCAAACAGGAAGAAACTGCGTGTTAACAGTGGAAGGAAACGGCTTCTGGGCCCCTTGgcggttgttaactgccctccagtggGCCTAgagactcatggcgaccctgaaGCATCTCCAGGAATCCTGCCCTCCTCTGCTCTGCTAAGCTCTTGTAGATTCACACTCGTCCCCTCCATAATTGAGCCCATCCATCTaacacagtggtccccaaactgtgcttttcAAGGGACTTTGGACTTTGACTCCCAGACTATTGGGAGTGTAGCTgaggctgaggcttttgggagctatagtccaaaatctcttaaagggcacaagtttggggaccactagcatgaggtcttcctttctttctacttccctccacctttcagcTCAGGCCCGTGATCTCCCTGATCGAGTCTGGCGcatgctcttcctctctttctgctaccttctatctttcctagcattgatgtcttttctagtgagtcatgccttctcatgatgtggccaaggcaCAACAGCCTCGCTTTagtcgtcttggcttccagggagagttctggcttgatttgttctaggacccatttgtttgtccttttggccctGCATGCTATCCtctgcattcttctccagcaacacatctcaaatgaatcgaTTTCCCTCTTATCCTCTTTAttcattgtccagttctcacatccatacatggtaatacaGTGAATTGGATgatcatcatgagaaggcacaactcattagaagaaacaatgatgttgggaaaggtagaaggtgaGAGAGCcactgtggcttagtggtttgagagttggactacaagtctggaaaccagggtttgaatcctggcttggccatgaaacccattgggtgaccgtgagcaagtcacacgctctcagcctcagaggatggcaatggcaaaccaccactgaacaaatcttgctaagaaaaccccatgagagaggtgaagtcacaacaacaacaagaaagagagggagactgtACACCagctggatagactcaatcagggaggccagggGCTTGAGTTTGCAGGACatatgcagagcagtggaggacaggggaccTTGGAGATGCTCATCCACAGGGCTGTCATGAGTCagagtcgacttgagggcagttaacaacagcaacagactaGAACTTGTATGTGGTTTCACCTTGATATATAAATCAATAATTTAACTGCATAAATTAACCCCATGTAAAATAAACCACTGTATCATCCCTCCTCCTTCGTTTCTTTTTTGTAGTCTAGTCGGTATGCATTTTGAGGGATATTAGGCATATGGTTCTCTGAAATTTCTTTCTCTGCAAGTGGTTATGTTTGCTGTAGTTTAGTCACAGGGTTTAGGCAATCACCTGATACTCTTTTTGATGCTAATACTATGGATCATTaacatttgcaggtttgatttttttccccctagcAAGTGTATTTTAGccagttttgcaaaaaaaaaagcaaaattgcATCTTTTGTTTAACATGATTTCTTGtttacctctttttaaagaccgcGTTTATTGTGGATGAAGTAAGCAACATCATAAAAGAGGTAGGATGGTGTGTGGGCAcattttgcaagaatataatcttGCAGTATATTTATATTAGAtgtttttcttaattaaaatttGAAGAGAATCAATGCCATTTTTACACTgttgggagagccagtgtggtgtgatttgagcattggactgtgactctgaacaAGTCTCAAGTTTcctgtcagccatggaaatccattgaggGACCTTGAgctagtcacactctcagcctcaggggaatgcaaatgaacccccacccccaacaaatcatgccaagaaaaccctatgatagggccttcttagggttttcataagtcagaaatgacttgaaggcacgtaacaatcaagtactgtatatactcaagtataagttgacctcatgtatacctgtaaatcgagggcaggttttgaggccaaaattatggattttgatatgactcgtggacaAGTCatgggtaaaatttaggggcatatagcaaaggatttacaggatgaagcaaagcaaaacaatgttaaagaacatacaaaattccagcagacataactctttgtgctcactgttaaggctgcatggatgagagagtagaggggttgtcggtgcttccaggacagattctGTTGttgcatttcaccaggggatggatccttcttttaaataagggtCAAGACACAGTACTTAtgttgacccttggataagttgactcaaggttttggggtcaattttttgaccgaaatttctagacttatacatgaatgtaTACAGTACTCACTGTGTTAAATTTTAAGCTTAAGTCTACTTATGAGAAGGGTAATATCCATGTGCCAGACTAAATAATTTTGTTAACTCTtgactagagtaaacccattcagTCAGTGGGATTTACAGATATGTTAATTCAATATTAAGCAGTTGATTAATTGGGGGCTGGCAGGATGCTAGCTGTAGTGTCTTAGCAAACATCCTAGCATGCAGTTCTTAAATTTCTTATCTGAAATTtgttgaagggaatgctgtacaGATATCTTCTGTTTCATTTGACACTTGTAGTAAGCTAGTCATGTAATTTGATCTTACTAGAAAATATAAGGCTGAAAAAACATATAGAGTTGCTTCTACAAATAAAAAAGGATATCTAACCATATGTATGGTCTTTTTTATTTGTGGAAGCAACCTTGTATATtcagcaaaaattaaaaaaaaggaccaTATATATGGATAGAAAGCCTTTTCTCCCTGTCCCCAACCTTGAGTCTGCAACTCCTTGTGCTATATTGCAGGGGGGCTTTTtttcaacctttgatcctccagctgttagGACTTCAATtaccagaatcccagaccattggtaGCAATGCCAGAGGCTTCaatgagctgaagtccaaagcatctggaagactgTAGATTGAAAACCAGTGCTGGATAGAGTTCAGTTTGGGAACATAACCTGATTTTCATGAGTGATTTTTCAGGGGGTGTAAAGAGTGGTAAGGCAAAGCCTggaatgtttggttttttttgtgcaGTATTGCAGTGCCAGCAGAGAGTTCACAAAAAAAGATTTTCCCACCACATTCTTGCCCCCAGCCCACTAGTCATTTCATAGAGCCTCCTGAAAATGTTATCCAAAGGGTTAAGGTATGTTCCTGAATTTGGTGACCTCTggcaaggaggaggcagagaaccCCCTAGAATGGTTGAATGCACCTGCTGTGAGCAAAAGCTCAGTCTGCTAGTGGAATGACACCATTGGAAGGAACACCCTATGAGTGCAGTGTTCCCTGGGTGATCTGTTGAATCCCAAATTAGTAGAGAGCTATAATTCTCTATTATTTTCTTGACATCCATACAGAACTGCTTACagtttttatctctctttttaatgattaAGGGCATCCGATTTAGGACTTTGCCTTATGTAATATGACCTGATCTGTAGCCTAATCTGCAAGCTGTTTAAACCTACTTGAACTCTAGTGGTGACATCAGAGGGGCAGCTCTGTATTTAACGCTTGTACATCAGCTTAAATTCTACTCCATTAAATTCCAGCTTCAGAAATAAATTGTGACTTCCAGCCATAGAATCAATATAGTTGCTAGCTTTAGGGGAAGTGTCCTTGGTTTAAGAGTTGCCAAGACACCAGTGTTTTTGTTACTGATGGCCTGCTGTAGCAACCTTCTTGATGATTAGTGATAGGAGCATACAACAAATATGCTGTATATGAAAGAGCAGAGAGGTCATgccatttttttctgaaacaCATGCTTGCTTTTAGTAACCTCTCAAGTAGGAATAACTGTTTTAGAACTCCTCATACACCCGTAAACTAAGTACAATATGCTTAGCAGGTGCTGGCatattttttccacatttgtcTGGAAATTTAAAGTCTACAAAAAAGAGTAAAGAACTCAGAACATGATGACATCCAGTGGAAAGCCACAGTCCAATATACAGAATACTGtaccaccattttttttttttacaattatcTGTGATTATTTCAGTGTTTGGACACACCCCTGAAGAATTCACCAGCCCAAAGACTGAAGCTCAAGCAAGCAGCTCAGTTGATCAGTCTGTTAGTTTGTTTTTGAAGCATGTGCTGTTATTTGGAGGCACATGTGTAGCCTAAATTGCATGTAGAAAAATTATGAAGTGATTCTAGCCCTTGAAGCTAATGAATACActttaaaaaggagaaacaaaggcACTTTTTGAATTAAAATTCCTCAGCAGGTTGATGGTAAACAGGGACCTGTTCTCTTTTGTAGGCCATTGAAGGGACAATAGGTGGAAATGCATATCTGCACAGCAAAGTGAACCAATGGACTACAAGTGTCGTAGAGCAAATTCTAAGCCAGTTAACAAAACTGGGGAAACCATTCAAATATGTTGGTAAGTCCATGCGTTTCTGTTTTCTGCTAATGGTTTGGACAGAAATGGATTCAAGTCAAATTACAGGAGGATTGGAGAGGTAAGTTTCTCCATGCTGTAATATTAAATCATGCTGTAatattaaaatggtataaaaataaGACCATACAACTTCAAGGTTAAAAGCAAAAATGATCCATCTGTGTAGCCC is a window from the Sceloporus undulatus isolate JIND9_A2432 ecotype Alabama chromosome 1, SceUnd_v1.1, whole genome shotgun sequence genome containing:
- the DYNLT1 gene encoding dynein light chain Tctex-type 1, which codes for MDELQSAEETAFIVDEVSNIIKEAIEGTIGGNAYLHSKVNQWTTSVVEQILSQLTKLGKPFKYVVTCVIMQKNGAGLHTASSCFWDTTADGTCTVRWENKTMYCIVSAFGLAI